One genomic region from Bubalus bubalis isolate 160015118507 breed Murrah chromosome 24, NDDB_SH_1, whole genome shotgun sequence encodes:
- the LRWD1 gene encoding leucine-rich repeat and WD repeat-containing protein 1, translating to MAPLSTRLLMQRGRPKSNRLGKIRSLDLSGLNLLSEDLDHKLLGRLKQLQELDLSDNQLETLPADLGLPHLHVLHCANNQLSDVTHLCQFPQLEELSLEGNPFLTVSDSLKVTFLLPELRKFNGKDASTTRSKAESLNRELTTRVATHWKKFMAALSPEEQAQAQADFVKSAVRNVHYGPVSLSEFTQWRVRMISEELVASGGTHACEADMPEGSHKATATQQPRARPVALRRPGDTPLSLSPQKRMCTSPLAPVEGSLVGSDSSQLEPLHFLQCHSKNNSPSDLETQLWACAFEPAWDEGQAGAASQTVATCGGEAVCVIDCQTGIVLHKYKVPGEEFFSVAWTALTVVTQTGHKKRWNVLAAAGLRGLVRLLHVQAGFCCGLIRGHKRAIATLCFSPTHETHLFTASYDKRIILWDIGTPNQDYEFQASHLLTLDTTSTPLRLCPVPPCPDAYLLAGCEGGCCCWDVRLDQPQKKRVCEVEFIFEGSKVSGQRVDGLAFVNEDVVASKGSTLGTICLWSWSQTWQGRGSQPTVAVVVLARLQWSPTILAYFSLSTCPDKGLVLCGDEQGSVWIYDVRPLLAQHSPPQTALQAPTQILKWPQPQALGQTVTKTMVNTVVANPAFTYLTALTDSNIVAIWKRGEP from the exons ATGGCCCCCCTCTCGACGCGGCTGCTGATGCAACGGGGGCGACCCAAGAGCAACCGGCTGGGGAAGATCCGGAGCTTGGA CCTGTCAGGGCTGAATCTGCTCTCAGAGGACTTGGACCACAAGCTCCTGGGTCGCTTGAAGCAGCTGCAAGAGCTGGACCTCTCCGACAACCAACTGGAAACGCTGCCCGCCGACCTGGGCCTGCCCCACCTGCACGTCCTCCACTGTGCCAACAACCAGCTGAGCGACGTCACCCACCTCTGCCAGTTCCCGCAGCTTGAGGAGCTCAGCCTGGAGGGCAACCCCTTCCTGACA GTCAGTGACAGCCTGAAAGTCACCTTCCTCCTGCCCGAGCTACGTAAGTTCAACGGCAAGGATGCTTCCACCACTCGCTCTAAGGCAGAGAGCCTGAACCGGGAGCTGACCACCAGG GTCGCAACTCACTGGAAGAAGTTCATGGCCGCGCTGAGCCCAGAGGagcaggcccaggcccaggcagACTTTGTGAAGTCGGCTGTCAGGAACGTCCACTACGGGCCCGTGTCGCTCAGCGAATTCACCCAGTGGCGG GTGCGGATGATCTCTGAGGAGCTGGTGGCCTCTGGTGGAACCCACGCGTGTGAGGCAGACATGCCAGAGGGATCCCACAAAGCCACAGCTACCCAGCAGCCCAGG GCCAGGCCGGTGGCCTTGAGGCGGCCAGGTGATACCCCACTCAGCCTCTCCCCCCAGAAGCGGATGTGCACCTCCCCGTTGGCGCCGGTGGAGGGCAGCCTTGTGGGCTCTGACAGCAGCCAG CTGGAGCCCCTGCACTTCCTGCAATGCCACAGCAAGAACAACAGCCCCAGCGACCTGGAGACCCAGCTCTGGGCCTGCGCCTTCGAGCCAGCCTGGGACGAGG GGCAGGCAGGGGCTGCGTCGCAGACCGTGGCCACGTGTGGTGGGGAGGCCGTGTGTGTGATCGACTGCCAGACGGGCATTGTACTACACAAGTACAAGGTGCCTGGTGAG GAGTTCTTCTCTGTGGCCTGGACCGCCCTGACGGTGGTCACACAGACCGGCCACAAGAAGCGCTGGAACGTGCTGGCGGCTGCGGGCCTGCGTGGGCTGGTCCGGCTGCTGCACGTGCAGGCCGGCTTCTGCTGCGGGCTCATCCGGGGCCACAAGAGGGCCATTGCCACCCTCTGCTTCAGCCCCACCCACGAGACCCACCTCTTCA CGGCCTCCTATGACAAGCGCATCATCCTCTGGGACATTGGGACACCCAACCAGGACTACGAATTCCAGGCCAG CCATCTGCTCACACTGGATACCACCTCCACCCCCCTGCGCCTCTGCCCTGTTCCCCCCTGCCCGGACGCCTACCTGCTGGCCGGCTGTGagggcggctgctgctgctgggacGTGCGGCTGGACCAGCCCCAGAAGAAGAG GGTGTGTGAAGTCGAGTTCATCTTCGAGGGCTCCAAGGTATCCGGACAGAGAGTGGACGGGCTGGCGTTCGTGAACGAGGATGTCGTGG CCTCCAAGGGGAGCACCCTGGGCACCATCTGCCTGTGGAGCTGGAGCCAGACATGGCAGGGTCGGGGCAGCCAGCCCACGGTGGCCGTGGTAGTCCTGGCTCGGCTGCAGTGGTCGCCCACCATCCTGGCCTACTTCTCCCTCAGCACCTGTCCTG ACAAGGGGCTTGTGCTCTGCGGGGACGAGCAGGGCAGCGTGTGGATCTATGACGTCAGGCCCCTCCTGGCGCAGCACTCCCCACCGCAGACCGCCCTGCAGGCCCCCACGCAG ATCCTTAAGTGGCCCCAGCCCCAGGCGCTGGGCCAGACGGTGACCAAGACGATGGTGAACACGGTGGTGGCCAACCCCGCCTTTACCTACCTCACTGCGCTGACCGACTCCAACATTGTCGCCATCTGGAAAAGGGGCGAGCCCTGA
- the POLR2J gene encoding DNA-directed RNA polymerase II subunit RPB11-a, with translation MNAPPAFESFLLFEGEKKITINKDTKVPNACLFTINKEDHTLGNIIKSQLLKDPQVLFAGYKVPHPLEHKIIIRVQTTPDYSPQEAFTNAITDLISELSLLEERFRVAIKDKQEGIE, from the exons ATGAACGCCCCTCCCGCCTTCGAGTCGTTCTTGCTCTTCGAGGGCGAGAAGAA GATCACCATTAACAAGGACACCAAAGTACCCAATGCCTGTTTGTTCACCATCAACAAGGAGGACCACACGCTAGGAAACATCATTAAATC GCAGCTCCTAAAGGACCCACAGGTGCTGTTTGCTGGCTACAAAGTCCCGCACCCCTTGGAGCACAAGATCATCATCCGGGTACAGACCACGCCGGACTACAGCCCCCAGGAGGCCTTCACCAACGCCATCACCGACCTCATCAGCGAGCTGTCCCTGCTGGAAGAGCGCTTCCGG GTGGCCATCAAAGACAAGCAGGAAGGCATCGAGTAG